In Desulfobulbus oralis, one DNA window encodes the following:
- a CDS encoding tetratricopeptide repeat protein, translating to MPKTPDDYPNPVASTAESRPPPSMQSPGGSVSRSTLYLAVCAACILGFVGGVGYSAFKAAPAPAPAQQTTDKPRQPGVITPEMLVALEQRAEQDPDNAKVWEELGNAFSDHGQAEDAIAAYTRALAVDPDNHDVRTDLGSAFFQAGKPELALLEFDKVLSIDPNHPQARFNRGVVLYNGLGAKQGALAEWKQLLTSHPNLITPGGMPLKDFIQAAEADEAESAPRRQGGELGSEVAPARSPETKKP from the coding sequence ATGCCGAAGACCCCAGACGATTATCCCAATCCGGTTGCATCCACAGCCGAAAGCAGGCCACCCCCCTCTATGCAAAGTCCGGGTGGCTCCGTTTCCCGGTCAACGCTTTATCTGGCTGTCTGCGCCGCCTGTATTCTGGGCTTTGTGGGCGGTGTCGGCTACAGCGCCTTCAAGGCGGCGCCCGCTCCGGCCCCTGCGCAGCAGACTACGGACAAGCCCCGCCAACCCGGGGTGATTACGCCGGAAATGCTGGTTGCCCTGGAGCAGCGGGCCGAACAGGACCCGGACAATGCAAAAGTCTGGGAAGAGCTGGGCAACGCCTTCTCCGATCACGGCCAGGCAGAGGACGCTATCGCCGCCTACACTCGCGCCCTCGCGGTGGATCCGGACAACCACGATGTGCGCACGGACCTGGGCAGCGCCTTCTTTCAGGCCGGGAAGCCCGAGCTGGCTCTGCTCGAATTTGACAAGGTGCTCAGCATTGATCCGAATCATCCCCAGGCCCGCTTCAACAGGGGGGTGGTGCTGTACAACGGGCTGGGCGCCAAACAAGGCGCACTGGCGGAATGGAAACAGTTGTTGACCTCCCATCCAAATCTCATCACTCCAGGCGGCATGCCCCTCAAGGACTTCATCCAGGCGGCCGAAGCGGACGAGGCAGAAAGCGCACCGCGCAGGCAGGGCGGGGAACTCGGCTCTGAAGTAGCTCCAGCCAGGAGCCCGGAGACAAAAAAGCCCTGA
- a CDS encoding DUF4198 domain-containing protein: MTHCLRQTLSHRGILCGALLLLAAPWLFVAQAGAHSLFIQSGRMQVNPGKASPLFFCYGHHFPVDDAIQGNKLAHVQVIAPDRSVTDVQVRDEHSLHSYLVHYEQPGTYILTAETTPGYFAMYVDKKGRERHSLKPLSTFAGEAREVRSSMRSSQWAKTYVVSDKASEPAPGPVGLPLELVPAANLAALKEGDSLAFQVYADKMPYTGEGTWDATYSGFSTEAEDMYIPQTRARDGKFVVPIDHAGRWFVRFFSKTPASEAQKTEFLTEKKTATFVFEVRNERKRPQVDSH, from the coding sequence ATGACCCATTGCTTAAGACAAACCCTATCCCACCGCGGCATTCTCTGCGGGGCTTTGCTGCTGCTGGCTGCGCCGTGGCTGTTTGTTGCCCAGGCCGGCGCGCACTCGCTGTTCATCCAGTCGGGCCGCATGCAGGTCAATCCTGGCAAGGCCTCGCCGCTGTTCTTCTGCTACGGGCATCATTTTCCGGTGGACGATGCCATTCAGGGGAACAAGCTGGCCCACGTGCAGGTGATCGCTCCCGACCGCAGCGTCACCGATGTGCAGGTACGGGACGAACATTCCCTGCACTCCTATCTGGTGCACTACGAGCAGCCCGGCACCTATATCCTGACCGCTGAAACCACGCCGGGCTATTTCGCCATGTACGTGGACAAAAAAGGGCGCGAACGCCACTCGCTCAAGCCCTTGAGCACCTTTGCCGGCGAGGCCCGGGAGGTCCGTTCCAGCATGCGCAGCAGCCAGTGGGCCAAGACCTATGTTGTCAGCGACAAGGCTTCCGAACCGGCGCCCGGGCCGGTGGGCCTGCCTCTGGAGCTGGTGCCTGCCGCCAACCTGGCCGCTCTGAAAGAGGGCGACAGTCTGGCCTTTCAGGTGTACGCCGACAAGATGCCCTACACCGGAGAGGGCACCTGGGATGCCACCTACAGCGGTTTTTCCACCGAAGCGGAGGATATGTATATTCCCCAGACCAGGGCCAGAGACGGCAAATTCGTCGTGCCGATAGACCATGCCGGCCGCTGGTTTGTTCGCTTCTTCAGCAAGACCCCGGCATCCGAAGCGCAAAAGACGGAATTTCTGACGGAAAAAAAGACAGCCACCTTTGTTTTCGAGGTACGCAATGAACGCAAGCGGCCCCAGGTGGACAGCCACTGA